A single region of the Metarhizium brunneum chromosome 6, complete sequence genome encodes:
- the vma13 gene encoding V-type proton ATPase subunit H — translation MSLDPPTYLASLQSNIRQRPIPWDGAVRAGTLTEEQYAKIRAVDKAKKLEQRKEVVEGDFDGYRLLFVGSPGKPSVLETAGKHANVIQYILVLLGDLIDAVPSLAKALFKNTDPYRHFLPLLHSNTTEDPIPLLTSHALTTLMSLSRDESKATEQALPVVFTYLSGLAKSTDAGLQDIAVQEYSALLFGRSSRHKFWNQRSETVEPLVKILQTAAGIGNGGNSAANLWSGNVNVRNNGFEGSLGGGVGLQLLYHVLLVIWQLSFEADEIGDDLNDEYDVILLYTHLLRLSQKEKTTRLILSTLYNLLEKNQTSLLPTAVLARLPALLENLGSRHMTDPDLLEDLQSLKELLDEYTKTKTTFDEYVAEVNSGHLRWSPPHRSQVFWAENARKILEFENGEIPRKLAEIMQKPWDNDKQVLAIACNDIGCLVKEVPEKRYQLEKVGLKTRVMELMQSDDENVRWESLRALGGWLKYSFEHQ, via the exons atgtcgctCGATCCGCCCACCTATCTAGCCTCCTTGCAGAGCAACATTCGACAACGGCCAATTCCATGGGACGGCGCCGTGAGGGCAGGTACGCTTACCGAAGAGCAGTACGCAAAGATCCGTGCTGTcgacaaggcaaagaagctcGAGCAGAGAAAGGAAGTTGTCGAAGGCGATTTCGATGGATACAGGCTGCTCTTTGTTGGCAGCCCAGGCAAGCCAAGTGTGCTGGAGACTGCAGGCAAGCATGCCAACGTGATTCAATATATTTTGGTTCTTCTGGGGGATCTGATTGATG CCGTCCCGTCTCTGGCGAAAGCATTATTCAAGAACACCGACCCATACAGACATTTCCTACCGTTGCTGCATTCAAACACCACCGAAGACCCGATTCCGTTGCTCACGTCTCACGCGTTGACGACCCTCATGTCTCTGTCTCGGGACGAATCTAAAGCTACCGAACAGGCCTTGCCCGTGGTGTTCACCTATCTGTCTGGCTTAGCCAAGAGCACCGATGCCGGCCTGCAAGACATTGCCGTACAGGAGTATTCGGCACTCCTCTTTGGCCGATCCTCACGCCACAAGTTTTGGAACCAGAGAAGCGAGACGGTTGAGCCTCTTGTCAAGATTCTGCAGACTGCTGCCGGCATTGGGAACGGTGGAAACTCCGCCGCCAACTTATGGAGTGGCAACGTCAACGTTCGTAACAATGGCTTTGAGGGGTCTCTGGGTGGTGGCGTGGGTCTTCAATTGCTGTACCACGTTTTGCTCGTTATTTGGCAGCTGAGCTTTGAGGCTGATGAGATTGGCGACGACCTGAACGA CGAGTACGACGTAATTTTGCTTTACACCCATCTTTTACGGCTGTCTCAAAAGGAAAAGACTACAAGACTCATCCTGTCTACGCTGTACAACTTACTCGAAAAGAATCAAACCTCGCTTCTTCCCaccgccgtcctcgcccgATTGCCGGCTCTTTTGGAGAACCTTGGCAGTCGCCACATGACGGACCCCGATCTGCTGGAAGATTTGCAGAGCCTGAAGGAGTTGCTGGACGAATataccaagaccaagacaacTTTTGACGAATACGTTGCCGAGGTAAACTCTGGTCACCTCCGCTGGTCGCCTCCTCACCGAAGCCAAGTATTCTGGGCGGAGAATGCCAGGAAAATTCTCGAGTTTGAGAACGGCGAGATTCCCCGAAAGCTTGCCGAAATCATGCAGAAGCCGTGGGATAACGACAAGCAGGTCCTCGCTATTGCCTGCAATGATATTGGCTGCCTAGTCAAGGAAGTCCCCGAGAAGCGCTACCAATTGGAAAAGGTTGGTCTCAAGACTCGGGTCATGGAGCTGATGCAGAGTGACGATGAGAATGTGCGATGGGAGAGTTTGCGGGCGTTGGGCGGCTGGCTCAAGTACAGTTTTGAGCACCAATAG